The stretch of DNA TTCGTGTCGTGAACCACGGCCGAGCTCGTGTGCGTAACTCCTGTTGGGACGTGCTTGAGGACGGTTCCAACATGCGCCAACGTCGGCTCCTCGACGATGCTCTTCTGGTACGAGATCTCCTTGTGGGCCAGGACGGCCGGGGCAGCGACGGAGTAC from Anopheles bellator unplaced genomic scaffold, idAnoBellAS_SP24_06.2 scaffold01336_ctg1, whole genome shotgun sequence encodes:
- the LOC131214562 gene encoding retinin-like — translated: MFRLVVLSALLAVAAAAPGATLVHSAPLAYSVAAPAVLAHKEISYQKSIVEEPTLAHVGTVLKHVPTGVTHTSSAVVH